A single region of the Zonotrichia leucophrys gambelii isolate GWCS_2022_RI chromosome 9, RI_Zleu_2.0, whole genome shotgun sequence genome encodes:
- the AGTR1 gene encoding type-1 angiotensin II receptor translates to MIPNYSTEETVKRIHVDCPVSGRHSYIYIMVPTVYSIIFIIGIFGNSLVVIVIYCYMKLKTVASIFLLNLALADLCFLITLPLWAAYTAMEYQWPFGNCLCKLASAGISFNLYASVFLLTCLSIDRYLAIVHPVQSRIRRTVSVARGTCVAIWLLAGVASLPVIIHRNIFFAENLNMTVCGFRYESNNTTLRVGLGLSKNLLGFLVPFLIILTSYTLIWKTLKKAYQIQKNKTRNDDIFKMIVAIVFFFFFSWIPHQVFTFLDVLIQLHVITDCKITDIVDTAMPFTICIAYFNNCLNPFFYVFFGKNFKKYFLQLIKYIPPNVSTHPSLTTKMSSLSYRPPENIRLHTKKTAGPFDTD, encoded by the coding sequence ATGATCCCAAATTACTCTACTGAAGAAACTGTTAAAAGAATCCACGTGGACTGTCCTGTTTCAGGACGGCACAGCTACATCTACATTATGGTTCCAACCGTTTACAGCATCATCTTTATCATAGGCATATTTGGGAACAGCCTGGTCGTCATTGTCATTTACTGCTACATGAAATTAAAAACCGTAGCCAGCATCTTtctgctcaacctggccctggCTGACTTGTGCTTTCTGATAACTCTGCCCCTCTGGGCAGCCTACACGGCCATGGAGTACCAGTGGCCTTTTGGCAACTGTTTGTGCAAGCTGGCCTCGGCGGGGATCAGCTTCAACCTGTACGCCAGCGTGTTCCTGCTGACGTGCCTGAGCATCGACCGCTACCTGGCCATCGTGCACCCGGTGCAGTCGCGCATCCGCCGCACGGTGTCCGTGGCCCGCGGCACCTGCGTGGCCATCTGGCTGCTGGCCGGCGTGGCCAGCCTGCCCGTCATCATCCACCGCAACATCTTCTTCGCCGAGAACCTCAACATGACGGTCTGCGGCTTCCGCTACGAGAGCAACAACACCACGCTCCGCGTCGGGCTGGGCTTATCCAAAAATCTGCTGGGCTTTTTAGTTCCTTTCCTGATCATCTTAACGAGCTACACCTTAATTTGGAAAACACTGAAGAAGGCATATCAAATTCAAAAAAATAAGACTAGAAATGATGATATCTTCAAGATGATTGTAGcaattgtgtttttctttttcttttcctggattCCTCATCAAGTGTTCACTTTTCTGGATGTGTTGATTCAATTACATGTAATAACAGATTGCAAAATCACTGATATAGTGGATACAGCTATGCCCTTCACCATTTGTATCGCTTACTTTAACAACTGTCTGAATCCctttttttatgtgttttttggaaaaaactttaaaaaatacttccttCAGCTAATTAAATACATCCCACCAAATGTCAGCACACATCCAAGCCTCACAACCAAAATGAGCTCCCTCTCCTATCGGCCACCAGAAAATATCCGCTTGCACACCAAAAAGACTGCTGGGCCTTTCGACACCGATTGA